A stretch of DNA from Anopheles nili chromosome 2, idAnoNiliSN_F5_01, whole genome shotgun sequence:
CTGCGATCGTTCTTTGTACCGACACTTCCATAGGTTTCAAAAGATAAGCCTGCAACGTTTCATTGTTGTGAGTGTGAAATTGACTTAAAGATAAAGTATTTTCCTCATTTACTTACCATTCGACAAGGGCTGCCTCGAAAGAATGCACGAAAAATTTTGGTCCTCACAATCGCAGCCATTTTGTACAGATGAGGATACGAGAATGAAATACAAATGGTTAAAAGGCTATACGTTTACTATGATCTATCAGCATACTTTGATGATAAGTTTTCGGCGGTAATTTGATTCGTTaagaatacatttttttattaaacataGTTCAGTTTTGCGCTTACATTTAGGCTTCAATTTTGTTATATGATGTGAAAACTGCGTACAACGATGTATATTTAACTAAAATGATACAAAGTGGTAGTATTTCATGTTTAACCACTTCACAGTCTtccgattaaaaaaaaaaaaagatcaaataaTTGTCactcgtttttatttctattttggAAATATCATgctttaaaattcataaaaagtttgcattgatttttgttgagatttattgcaacaaaaatataattgaCTCAGTTTTTCAGAACATTACTTAAAAACTACATggttgttttcaatatcaataaattctatttttttaaattattatataatttaaatttcaccgttgttttcttttgcctatAGTAAAGAATTCTattcatattttataataATATCAAGATTCTTTGAGTAGCTTTCTACCGGATttgcttctgcacgaacaacaaactttgcactctCGTCACTTTAGTCAAAAagttaaaatttttttatttcactaacaaaaataaaaaaatataaagcacgtatattcatggagaatctatacatactcataaaaaatacataaataacaGCGAGCAAGGCAAATAAGGCAGAATAAACGAATACCAGAACTGCCGGAGCACTGATCGGACAAATCAGCAAatgcactgctcgggcaaaactgtgaaggggttaaagAATGCCTACACGAAACGTTTCAATCTTATTCAAGATGCAAAAGCTCAAGTTGGTAAAAAGTCCGTGTCTTATAGCGCGAGAAACCTATTTTACAACCCATGACGACATTTAATAACTCAACattgttaaatttatttacactaAATACCATTTCCATTTATTTACTCCGAAATAATTCgtgaaaaaatatgtttcaataTGGAGTTTTatatgtttaatttatattaCACCCTATACACTATACATATTACCTATAACTGGCAATTTGAATACATGTGAGAAAATCTCATAGTGACGTTGTCCTCTGACAATTATTATTACATGATGAAATttgcaaaaagaaataaagctTTCCTAGAATTGCATACCTGCAGGCGCTtatgaacaaaataaacacactcTTCGCCAAGCTAACGTCTGTAACCCATCAGAACAGCACAAGGGCAAAAATGACTATTTTACATTATGTTTATGTTCCCATGAAGTAACATAATGAAAAAGCAACCAATAAACTAACATTGATTATGTCAAAGCATGTACAAATAACTAATGCGCATATTTTAAACGAATTAAGCTTTTCTGACTgttgaaagcgaaagcgaattTCGCGATCATTGAACTTTGCGCAGTTCTCTTTCGTAGATGTTCTCTCATTTACCCCTTCCATCGTGTCTTTTACTAACGGAATTCGTTGCCGGTAGGCTGCGCTCGCGCAATGTTACGCTACAAGGTCAGTAGATCAAGTTCATTGAAAACCAGAAAAATACCTCCATTTATAGGTCACGATATTTTTCAGTGAAAACTGTGTAcctattatttttaaaaattgtgaaaaaacaTCCATGTATCATAATAGTCTTCATTGTTTCTGGAAAAAGGGACCGTATAGCAAAGCGTTCATGTAATAAGTCTAATATCAATAAAGAACATTTCAGCGAATAGTTGTATTAAGGAATGCCGTACATCGATGTTCAGGTTTATCATATAACTCTCTGGTATAATTGTGCAGGAAATATGATTATTTCAGTAGCACAATTTGATAACGTCACGtcgctttgtttattttattgagtCTAAACTTGTTAAAgcttgttcaagacagcatattCGTTATGTTAATTTCTTTGCAGTCTAAGCTTGTTTTAGTAAAGTTTCctataaatttattttaaaaataattggtttttatataaatgttattcttcttcttcttctttgcgaaatgggacGTAGCATTCTATATTTGAATACTCCAAAGAGTCGCTTTAATTATATTAAAAGGTTCACCACTTCTCTATAGACTCGACGCTAGATAAGTATTATGCCTTTCAGTGAAATACACTGTATGCAATCGTCCACTTCGAGCAGCCACGATTGTATGAAAATAATGTTACGTATTAACTGCATTCTCTGTTACAACATCTCAATAACTTGAgccgttttcttttgtttcttgtcAGATTGTTTaatgaaataaaccaaaattAAAAACCTTCTAGACCTCTTCTGGGTTTTCAGAGGACCTCCTGTTGTctaagcattgaaattcaacaaaaaatcgtttatACAGCGAATGTTGACAAAGAAAATCACCTCAATGATATCAAATAATGTTATCAGTAAATCAATTGATGTTCAACTCCAACAGTGGGCAACGGTAAGAATCGTCAAACGTCAAACTAATGTCAGATTTTTTATGAATTCTACTTTCTTTCTAAACTTTCTCTTTTCTACGGTTCTGTCATATTTAGAGCACGATTGCGGAAGTCGAATTACATTAAGTTTGTACCGGTTTGTAGCTTGAAAAACATTACATTTTCTGAATGTTAACTTGAAATCCTCACATCGTAAACTGTAAGAAGTTTTATCATTCATTCCCGCCGCGTACATTCATCTCTTACGATTttagttgtttgttttggttagGCTATTCCAGCTACAGCTCTTCCCTTTCTGCTATGTGTACTCTACTGCGCCTCATAAAAACTGCATAATTTACACGACTTTATAGTGCCCTCTCCTCCTTTATCGATGAGCGCGGAAAGCGGAACAAAAGCTAAAAGGTGAAAGCGAGCCGAAACAGCTCCGAAACAAATCACCTTTCCGGGGACGCATTGTTTGGTGACGTGCACCGCAACCGAACGCGACGTGGAAAGCCAAACTATACACACGAACCTGGATCGATAGCGGCGAACGTCTGCAAAAGCGTACATTTTCGTCGAATCAGCACAATCGACTGTCGTTTATCAGAGTGTGACTCGCAAATTCTCAGGTTACTAAATTTCAGTAAAACGCCACAGCGTTATCATCGACCCTTATCAATAAGAAAAGCGGTAGTTCTATTCGTTCGCCAAACCCGCCACAACGACAGGTTTGCTTGCAACGTCAATCGAACGACCGCTGTAAGCCGGTGCTACTAACCGCACAAATCTCCTGACTGGCTGCCACGAACGAAGCTCCCCGTTTCCAGGGTTTGCCGCGACCACGCATTCACTGTCCCGCGCAGCTTATTCAGCGTTTGCTTGCACCTCGCGATAGACGGGTTTAGCAGCGGTTCCGGAGCGCGACCGACGCGTTCGCTGTGCTAAAGTGTGCGTTCTACGCGGTGGTGCCCGGCCTTTTCCCGTCCATTCCAGACACGCATTTGTGATTTAACGGCAGTGTACCGCAGTTCAAGCTATATCCGGTGCTGTTCGAAGTGCTAAATTTACATTACCCTTTTGCTTCTGTGCATTTAATTAGCGACGTAACGTGACGCCAAAAATGGTGACCACTTCGAGTGTTCTTGGTAGCACCAGCGCCGTCCTGGTGTCGCTGTTCATACTGCGGAAAGTGTTTCCATGGATTTATCAAAACCTTATCGGACCTAAGGTTTTCGGGTGCCGCATCAATCTGAAAAAGACCGGCGAATGGGCTCGTAAGTATTAGATTTTTGGTCTTCCGGTTCGGCTTCCGGTGTTCATGCTCTTCTACTCAGTTTGTGACATTATCGTGTCAATGCTCGTGCATCGTTAGAACTCATTCGTTAATTGAAAGGTATTAAATGGTGCGACTGGGTTGGTCCGTCGGACTTAATTTCACCACAGTGTGCTGTCCTAACACAAACGTTCACCAGGAGCAAAACCAGCCCGTCTTGGGGATAGTTTTTTCATATTACCACTATATTTCGGTTCTTTACCCTCTTAGGCATCGGTATGCGCAGTAAGAATTAGAATATACAAGAACACCAAACCGGTCTACAGCAGCAGAGCTCCTACTTTTTCAACTTCAAATGCTTGTGATCCTTCGatactttaaacaaatttataaaaaagctAAAGATGTATTGAATCGCAATTTGCTAagattttatacaatttttatGCCAAGATTTCGATCGTAAATAGTGTTACAGAAATATGGTTGCtggtaaaaaagaaacgagctTTATGTGGTTTTAATGAAGTTTTCGCGTGTTTGGAATATCCTGTTTAAATGTTTGCACTTGATTAGCTGTGtcattattttatgtttagcTTTCGGAACAAAAAGTTATTTCCAACCAAAAATAATAACCAGTTTATGCAACCTTTTTTTGACATTGGTGGGGCTAATCGCGCTGTAGATAAAAGTTGATCGCATTGTTTCGGCTAGTCTGAGACGCCAGAAGCTGGAAAATGATCACCAGCGTGAACTGCGATAGTGTATTGTAAGATTTAAAGCAAATATCTTCATAGCCCGAAAATGCTCGAAGAAAAGTTATGTAAAAATGGTAAACCCTTTCGCCACGCGATCGAGAAACCAGTTAACTCGGAAAAGATCCATCCGCTGTCCGTTTCGGATGTGGTGATCATGTAACTTGCTTCGCTCTCATCATTCACcgcctttgtttttttctgtcttttttttttggagaaatTTCCACATCCGGTGGCTTCGCCATGTGGTTGCTGCAACAGCCACGAAAGCGAAACTGATTAAATTCGAAATAAACCAACAGCCGAGTATAAAAGTTCACAACCACACACCAAACGTACTTGCCAGTGGGGAGCACTCTTTTTTTAATATGATCGTCGATATCTGTTTCTCTCCAAAGTCCAAATACCGCGTACCGGGCGTATTTAAAAGCTACGGCACGGTTCGATCGTTTTTTCGGGAGGAAAAGAAAGTTAACGCGGTGTTCCGAAAAATTCCCCGCATCTAAACCGGTTTGTCCACTATTATGAGATGGTTTCGGGTTTGTCGCTTGTAGCTGGCCAGACCGAGTTAAACGGGGTTTAGCATTCACATTAGCAGGAAAGAAGCGTGATTGGTTATCGTTATTCCGTCATCGACGGCAGCTCCGATGCTCTAGCGCCGACAGAACCTTACGTAACGTTGAATTTCGGTAACATTTCAACAATCGGTGTGTTCTAGGAACTTTGCTGGCATAatctaccaaaaaaaaattctttagATTCTTTAAATGCTGGTCACGTTTTTTTGCCATTATCATCACTTGAAAAGTGCTAATCATACGAGATGAGAAGGAGGACCTGTGTCATTTGGCTCCTGACGTTCGTTCTGGAATGTAATCACATAGTCGTTGCGACTGGACGGAAAAAGCGATTCTCTCGCAAAAACGGGGTAACCTCACCTTTTGCGGACATAGTGCCACGGCAATTGCGTCAATTtcatgtgtgtatgttttttttttgtttccctttccgGAATACCTCGTGCACTTAACGTGTCCGTGTCAAACATAAGGGAGAAAAGCAGcttcatttgaatatttaaaaaatcaacaaaacactTTCGAGTGGTTTTTGTTGGGATGGCCATAAGGGCTATAGAGAAGATAAATGGCGCAATGACTGCTACAAAAAAGTGCTTTAAAGAATAGTATTGTCCCATCAATCTTTTAGTTCGCTTCAAACCCTCATAAGTTTCCAGAGGTTCGATTGGGTTCATGTATTTAAATATTAACAAACGCTCACCATTTGACGTATTACAACGTTAGCTTACGAGCAACTACGAGCACCGGTATCATTCGATCACATGCGAATAGACGCTATTGACCCTTAGCATCGATACTAACTCGTTGACATTGAAACGACCAGACAATATGCGAAATCGCCTTCATCCGCCTTCAGCTCGGAAGTGTGGATCGATGATCTAAATAGTAAGATCATTCGCCTTTTTAAgcgtgtgataaaaaaaaagccactgcTTACTAATAGCCCGGTGCGGGAAGGGCAAGTATTGCTAATCTCTATTCTGCTAGATGGTTCAGGCCCTCCCTCATCAACGTGCCAACTTCCACCCGGTGTGGGGCGGTTTACGATTGgttatgcgtttttttctaaTCATAAGGCAAGTGTGCGCGCATCAGCTCACCTCGAGCTGTGGGTGCGAAATTGCGCCCTTCAACAAAGATTATGATCGCCCATACAGCGTACGATCGTGTAGTTGAGGAATGACCTAGAGCTGTATGTAATTGTTAATATTACCCTTTTCTGCTTACATTCTACCTGTTTCTACCTCATAGTCCTTCTGGATGATGGTAATAAGAAGATAATTttgctatgtttttttaaacattgtaGCAATCACTGCAACCACGACAATTTGAAAGGTTcttatcgttttccattttttcctgCGTCCTTGAGATACAAGATGGATTTTATGACATTGCCTGGCATGTCCTGTAAGACATTTCCGACTGCTCACAGGTAGCCCGTCATAAATTTCCTCGGCTAGGTTGAACATTGTCACTGTCATATGTTAGTGCTTTGCCGCATGCCGGCAGTGTATAGTCTCGCTGCGGggcttttacttttcatctTACCTTCGTTCGCTaatattttctcttctttctttgcaGTCATCACTGGTGCAACCGACGGCATCGGCAAGGCGTACGCCCAGGCGGTAAGTTGCACTATACACCACCACCTGTGAAGCATTTGCTACGGCGCGGCAAGGAACGCGGAATGAATTTATCCCATACGAAGAGGGAGTACGAAGGTTGACGAGTAAAAGTCAAGTGCGCGCATACATGATCGCCAACGGAGATCGTGACCCCGTACGATTTGAGCGAGAGTCGACGGGTCTCGGTCGTAGCACGCAAAACCACCTAGTTATTACTGCGATGACCGATCAATCCAGGAAGCATTTACATTCTGATCATCGATTcgaaaaatgttgttttactTACGTTGTTGAACAAAATGATCTTTGAATGAATATTATTTCGTATTTGTTTTTAAGATCGCCTTAACAAATCAAATTGATTGCAACATTCGCAAGCTGTTTAAGAAACTTTTGCTAGCATTCAATTTGGAGAAATATGTCAATGAAATCATTTCTTTCGACATGTGTCCTCTAGCTTTGTATGTTCATTCGATGgtcagcaacaaaaaagtatgtttcatattttgttGAGAAATTTTTGTCATATGCCTTGTACCTTACTATTTCATCGCTCTTTACTCAAAAAGATGCAGGAAGGGAAATCTATTGATCGGTCGATGGTCAGGAGCGAAcctttttactttattttttgcgtttgatCATTAGCTAACGGATGATAGGCGCAGTCAGTTGATGACTACCCTTGGGATGTGATCGCGTAGGAAGGGAAAGGAATTTCACTTTAGCCTTCTTCTTTCCGCAGCAGGTATGTCAAATCAACACTGAAAAGTCGAATAAGTGtggcttttccttcttttgttGTGTCGGCCGTATCAAGAGAAAGCACAACAGCTCGATAGTTCGTGGatatgcaaacaaaataatcatGGTCGAGAAAACCACGATCCAGCAGCCTCCGTTGTTCGTTAGCAAATGTGTATGAACGGTTGTAACGgtgtatgaaaaaatattaatcttGCATAAGATAATATAtctattatgtttttttcagcTCGCTCGGAAGGGCCTTAATGTTATTCTGGTTAGCCGGACGCTATCAAAGCTACAAGATGTTGCCAAAGAAATCGGTAATTATTTACATACGTTGAACGTATAATTCAATAcgataacaaacaaacacatattGCCATACGATTGATGTCTCATTTTATTGTTGTACCAATTTTGCAGAAACGGAATTCAAAGTACGCACTATGGTTATTGCTGCAGATTTCACGGGTGGGGCGGAGATTTACGAGCAGATAAAAAGCCAGATTGAAAATCTAGAGATCGGCGTCCTGGTGAACAACGTCGGCATGAGTTACGCGAATCCGGAGTATCTATTGGAATTGCCTGATTACGAGAAACTGATCCAAAATATGCTCAGCTGCAATATATTGTCCGTGACACGTATGTGCCAAATGGTTATGCCCGGTATGGTGAAGCGGCACGCTGGAGTCGTGATCAATATTTCATCCCTTTCTGCCGTGATACCGGCTCCTTTGCTGACAGTGTATTCAGCATCAAAGGCATATATGGACAAATTTTCGGAAGATTTGGCATCGGAGAATGCGAAGCATAACATTGTAGTACAGTCGGTGTTACCTGGGCCGGTGGCTACCAATATGTCGAAGATTCGTAAAAGTACCTGGATGGCATGCTCACCAAGAGTTTTCGTCGCCAGTGCCATCAGCACGCTAGGACACACTCGTCAAACAACAGGCTACTTGCCACATGCTCTTCTTGAGCTAACGATCAATATGATTCGCTTTGTTTCTCCACGATTGATGGAAAAGATCACTCTCAATACAATGCAAAATATTCGCGCTAGAGCAATGAAGAAATCGTCTGCACGGCCAACCGCCACCGTTGGTGAAACTACAGAATTAAGCTCGCCTTCCGCGTCTtcgtaaaaaacaaaaaattgatatAGTTTTGTTCTTTAATGCTTTCTCGGAAGTAGCAGAATTAAGCATTTCTTGCTCAACCAAAACACATACGTGTAGATGATTCTAAATGAGCTATACTTGTAGGCGAGTAATCGGATCAGGTCTGTTAGGCGTTTACGTTTGTCTACGGGATGGGGTTAATGATCGATGCAACAAATGACAGAATAAACTGGTACAGAATGCGCTTTTTGGTTAGCCTCCTAGTCGATGTAGCGGAAGATACTATGATCAAATTCCACGAGGTTAatacataatttattttgctttttcgatACTAGCTCCATAAGACTAAGAGTAAACAAGGGTTATTCTGAATTCTATATAAAGTTGATTGAAACTGTAAGAGTAATTTGtagatgaaataaatttgattccaTTAAACTATGTAGTATTTTAGCGTTCTTATCGTAATAACTGTACAGGTATTACTGATGCACATGGGGCTACTGAGAGCAATGCTAAAAGCAGAAATATTTTGGAATATACTATTAAATGCAAGAACATATTTCTGTTGACGAAACAACTAAGTTAATGATATGCTCAATCGGAATATCTAATGCTGAACTTATTTTAGCTTTCATCCGTTAGCACTATTGACGCCGGTAATGACTTGTAATTAATTAGGTTCGCTTATGCAACTAGTCCAAAGAAAGGTCCATAGGCTTATGCAACTAGTCCAAGAAAGGCAAATTTATTGGCAAATGattagaaaaaaagagattaGATAATATTTAGAACGTTAGTTTTTGGAGTCAATTAACGAATAATATCAGTATGATCTATCTGAATAAAACATCCATGGTAACGGAAATCCgcttttaaaaatgaaacacgtCTCTTGTGCCTGAACATTTGAAAGTACTTAAGCTGCCATTATAAACCCATTTTGTGGACAATAAAACACAATGAAAAAAGCACGGCGGATTTCGCTTCAAGCTAAAAATCAGACCATATTCAAAATAGTTCTACGTAGAATTCCGTAGCACAACGACGTTTAGTAATACGAGCCCACAAGCTGGGATCGTAGATAATTCTTACCTTGGTGGAAATTGTAAATCCAACCGTTCGAGCAACAACAGGAACTCCATAAAAAGAATTGTCATCACTTATTAAATTAGGTTGTTATTCATCAGAGCAagtgtgttttgttggtaCGTATGAGAGCTGTATTAAATTTAGCCTGTCGGTTAGTTTAAAAATCGTACGTATAGTGTTAAAAACATCCCAAAAGTATTCGTTCCTTTCTGTTGATTTAGATGAACAACGAAATGCAATTATCACAAGAATGCTTGTAATAGTTGTAACAACAAAGCTAAACCAACATTGAGGTCAAACTGCGAAATTGCaacattaatatttttttcaattgccTCAGtaacaaagaaagaaagctgAGCCAATTGCGCTGCGGTATCAGCCAAACGATTGGTAGCACAAAGAAAGGTTAAATTTGTTGGAATATGACTCATTTATGAAACTGATAACAACAATGCCCAGACTGACTTGTTTGTCAATAGAGGAGGCTGCTGCAACCAGTATCATAGTGAGGCATCTTATCGCGCTTCTGCGTTAGCATTTTTTACTTTcgaaaggggcatttttatgTCTGTGGGAATACATAAACTGaatgtgatttgttttactttgctCATCTGAATCTATTTATCTTCAGTTCATCGCACATATATCcattattttgttcaatttcatGAATATCGTCTACTTATGATATAGAATATGCTGCTTCATCTGGTGCTTTTGGCGTTAGTCGCTGTCGGCACGAGTACGGCCGGTGGTAAAAAATACGCCCTTTCCTCCAAATTTATCGAGGAAATCAACACGAAAGCCACAACATGGCGCGCCGGTCCTAACTTCCATCCGGATACGTCTCTCACATACATCCGTGGTCTGATGGGTGTGCATCCGGATGCGGATAAATTCCGTGAACCCGAATTACTTCACGAGCTGGATGACGGAGACGATCTGCCGGAAAGCTTCGACTCGCGCCAGCAATGGTCCAATTGTCCGACGATTCGTGAAATTCGCGATCAAGGTTCGTGTGGCTCTTGCTGGGCTTTCGGCGCCGTAGAGGCTATGTCTGATCGTGTTTGTATCGCATCGGGCGGCAAGGTTCATTTCCGCTTTTCGGCCGAAGACCTCGTTTCCTGCTGCCACACCTGT
This window harbors:
- the LOC128731782 gene encoding very-long-chain 3-oxoacyl-CoA reductase gives rise to the protein MVTTSSVLGSTSAVLVSLFILRKVFPWIYQNLIGPKVFGCRINLKKTGEWALITGATDGIGKAYAQALARKGLNVILVSRTLSKLQDVAKEIETEFKVRTMVIAADFTGGAEIYEQIKSQIENLEIGVLVNNVGMSYANPEYLLELPDYEKLIQNMLSCNILSVTRMCQMVMPGMVKRHAGVVINISSLSAVIPAPLLTVYSASKAYMDKFSEDLASENAKHNIVVQSVLPGPVATNMSKIRKSTWMACSPRVFVASAISTLGHTRQTTGYLPHALLELTINMIRFVSPRLMEKITLNTMQNIRARAMKKSSARPTATVGETTELSSPSASS